A single window of Aspergillus puulaauensis MK2 DNA, chromosome 5, nearly complete sequence DNA harbors:
- the treA gene encoding alpha,alpha-trehalase treA (CAZy:GH65;~COG:G;~EggNog:ENOG410PGGE;~InterPro:IPR037018,IPR011013,IPR008928,IPR005195, IPR012341,IPR005196;~PFAM:PF03636;~go_function: GO:0003824 - catalytic activity [Evidence IEA];~go_function: GO:0030246 - carbohydrate binding [Evidence IEA];~go_process: GO:0005975 - carbohydrate metabolic process [Evidence IEA]), whose amino-acid sequence MRQSISITDPQNPGGALKKFISEVACAGFLEGICKMRYKSISTWLPLLLQLATEGAGLSNHPNARIENCLRHHDGSHQTKQSNNTYQTMFPGVTWDEDQWILTTNTLDQGHYQSRGSVANGYFGISVSSVGPFFELDVPVADDVINGWPLYSRRQSFATISGFYDLQAETNGSNFPWINQYGGESVISGVPHWSGLILDLGGDDYLDSTVDSESLSDFQSSYDFKAGVLSWSYTWTPAGDKGSYAIKYRLFANKLDVNHAVVDMEITSSRDFKASVANVLDGYSAVRTDFVESGEDDGAIFSAVRPWGIPDVSAYFYANITGSGDVDLSSRRRVTGKSYVSTNESSIAQAVDINFVANQTVRITKFVGAASTDAFTDPQTTAKQAASQALGAGYRRSLQSHVGEWANVLHEDSVDRFVNPATGRLPDDDNIINSAIIAVTNTYYLLQSTVGKNAIRKAANAPLNVNSLSVGGLVSDSYGGMIFWDADVWMQPGLVASHPEAAQAVTNFRTKLYPQAKKNIETTYSGSKNTTYIDPSAAIYPWTSGRFGNCTGTGACWDYQYHLNGDIGLSLIYQWVTSGDTDTFREQHLPIYDSVASLYASIVERNGSAWTLTNMTDPDEYANGIDAGGFTMAMISETLQYANQFRKQFDVETNETWAEISDDVLLLRENGVTMEYTTMNGTAAVKQADIVLVTYPLVYDNYTAETALTDLDYYANRQSSDGPAMTWAIFSIVAGAVSPSGCSAYTYHQYSYAPYARAPFFQLSEQMLDNADINGGTHPAYPFLTGHGGANQVVLFGYLGLRLLPDDAIHIEPNLPPQVPYVKYRTFYWRGWPISAQSNYTHTVVQRAQGPPLDTADRRFVNSTIPVYVGLVEDATLHQLPARGPLTVPNRQVGTVNTIEDNLIQCSPVFSTDSFEQGQFPISVVDGATSTRWQPTSSNASSVTVNVGLMMDQPQTVASGFHFEWAEAPPVNATVVFHDTPLQNPVSVLRSPGPNVRIVANLTNIEQSQPYNADATDANEIKLPVGNATTLQLDQHVPVSRYATLVISGNQALADSDEQTGATVAEWAILGPTPGKAQRRIIKRVPIL is encoded by the exons ATGCGCCAAAGTATTTCTATCACCGACCCCCAGAATCCTGGCGGCGCACTGAAAAAGTTCATTTCGGAAGTTGCTTGCGCTGGGTTCCTGGAAGGAATTTGCAAGATGCGCTACAAG TCTATTTCGACGTGGCTGCCTTTGCTGCTCCAACTTGCTACAGAAGGCGCCGGCCTTTCGAATCATCCCAATGCGCGCATTGAGAACTGCTTGAGACACCATGATGGAAGCCACCAGACCAAACAGTCCAACAATACCTATCAGACCATGTTCCCTGGGGTAACCTGGGACGAAGACCAATGGATTTTGACCACAAACACTCTCGACCAAGGCCACTACCAATCGCGCGGTTCGGTTGCGAATGGCTACTTCGGCATCAGTGTTTCCAGCGTTGGCCCCTTTTTCGAGCTTGACGTTCCTGTCGCTGATGATGTGATCAACGGCTGGCCACTGTATTCGCGACGGCAATCATTCGCAACGATTTCTGGATTCTACGACCTGCAGGCGGAAACCAACGGTTCCAACTTCCCGTGGATAAATCAATACGGTGGTGAAAGTGTGATTAGTGGTGTACCTCACTGGAGTGGACTTATCCTCGACCTTGGGGGCGACGATTATCTCGATTCTACCGTGGATAGCGAGTCACTTAGCGACTTCCAGTCTAGCTATGATTTCAAAGCTGGTGTTTTGTCATGGTCATATACCTGGACTCCAGCGGGCGACAAAGGTTCCTACGCGATCAAGTATCGACTTTTCGCAAACAAATTGGATGTTAACCATGCAGTGGTGGACATGGAAATTACTTCCTCCCGGGACTTCAAGGCCAGTGTTGCCAATGTCTTGGATGGATACTCCGCTGTGCGCACGGATTTTGTCGAATCTGGGGAAGACGACGGTGCCATATTTTCAGCTGTCCGTCCATGGGGCATCCCTGACGTTTCTGCCTACTTCTACGCGAACATCACCGGCTCTGGAGACGTTGACTTATCGTCTCGCCGACGCGTAACTGGAAAGTCATACGTGAGCACCAACGAGTCGTCGATTGCGCAGGCGGTTGATATCAACTTCGTCGCCAACCAGACAGTCCGCATTACCAAGTTCGTTGGTGCTGCATCAACGGACGCCTTCACGGACCCTCAAACGACCGCAAAGCAAGCAGCATCTCAAGCACTGGGTGCTGGATACCGTCGTTCCCTACAATCGCACGTTGGGGAATGGGCAAATGTCTTGCACGAGGATTCCGTCGATCGTTTCGTCAACCCCGCCACCGGAAGGCTCCCAGACGATGACAACATTATCAACTCCGCAATCATTGCCGTGACAAATACATATTACCTGTTGCAAAGTACTGTCGGGAAGAATGCCATCCGCAAGGCAGCAAATGCGCCACTCAACGTTAACAGCCTTTCGGTGGGTGGACTGGTCTCGGATTCATATGGTGGTATGATTTTCTGGGACGCCGACGTTTGGATGCAGCCTGGCCTCGTGGCATCTCATCCCGAAGCAGCCCAAGCTGTGACCAACTTCCGAACAAAATTGTACCCGCAGGCGAAGAAAAATATCGAGACGACTTATAGTGGGTCCAAGAATACGACGTACATTGATCCGTCGGCTGCGATATACCCCTGGACCAGTGGTCGCTTCGGTAATTGCACTGGAACAGGAGCCTGCTGGGATTACCAGTATCATTTGAACGGCGACATTGGGTTGTCATTGATATACCAGTGGGTGACGAGCGGTGATACGGACACTTTCCGAGAGCAGCATTTGCCCATCTACGACTCTGTTGCGTCACTATATGCCAGCATTGTCGAGCGCAACGGAAGCGCCTGGACCTTGACCAACATGACAGATCCT GATGAATATGCCAACGGGATTGATGCTGGAGGGTTTACTATGGCCATGATTTCCGAGACTCTCCAGTATGCTAATCAATTCCGCAAGCAATTTGACGTTGAGACGAACGAGACCTGGGCTGAGATATCGGACGATGTTCTACTGCTGAGGGAGAATGGGGTGACGATGGAGTACACGACAATGAATGGGACTGCCGCAGTCAAGCAGGCGGATATCGTACTGGTGACATATCCCCTTGTCTACGATAACTACACCGCAGAAACTGCTCTAACTGACTTGGACTACTACGCGAACCGACAATCCTCAGACGGACCCGCCATGACAtgggccatcttctccatcgttGCTGGCGCTGTCTCTCCCTCTGGCTGCTCGGCGTACACCTACCATCAGTACTCTTACGCTCCGTATGCACGGGCCCCATTTTTCCAGCTCTCTGAGCAGATGCTGGACAATGCCGACATTAACGGGGGTACGCACCCGGCATATCCGTTCTTGACCGGCCATGGTGGCGCGAACCAGGTTGTTTTGTTCGGCTATCTTGGCCTCCGGTTATTGCCAGATGATGCCATCCATATTGAGCCGAACCTTCCACCGCAGGTTCCTTACGTGAAATATCGGACCTTCTACTGGCGTGGATGGCCAATATCGGCTCAGTCCAACTATACGCACACTGTCGTCCAGCGCGCCCAAGGGCCGCCTCTTGACACAGCTGACCGCAGATTCGTGAACTCGACAATCCCTGTTTATGTTGGTCTCGTTGAAGATGCGACGCTGCACCAGCTTCCTGCACGTGGGCCTCTCACTGTTCCCAACCGACAGGTTGGCACAGTGAATACTATCGAGGACAACCTTATCCAGTGCAGTCCTGTCTTCTCCACAGATAGCTTTGAGCAAGGACAGTTCCCTATCTCGGTTGTCGACGGTGCCACATCGACCCGCTGGCAGCCGACGTCATCCAATGCCAGCTCGGTTACTGTCAACGTGGGCTTGATGATGGATCAGCCGCAGACTGTGGCATCTGGGTTTCACTTTGAATGGGCGGAGGCACCACCGGTGAACGCTACTGTCGTTTTCCACGATACGCCGTTGCAGAACCCGGTGTCGGTTTTGAGATCCCCCGGACCCAATGTGCGGATTGTGGCGAACCTGACGAACATCGAGCAGTCACAGCCGTACAACGCGGATGCCACGGATGCGAATGAGATCAAGCTTCCTGTGGGGAACGCGACCACCCTTCAGCTAGACCAGCATGTCCCAGTTAGTCGGTACGCGACTCTTGTGATATCAGGAAACCAGGCCCTTGCAGATAGCGACGAGCAGACGGGCGCGACCGTGGCGGAATGGGCAATCCTCGGGCCAACTCCGGGAAAAGCCCAAAGACGCATCATCAAACGAGTGCCAATATTATGA
- a CDS encoding uncharacterized protein (COG:S;~EggNog:ENOG410PZHV), which translates to MSRPFLSVAIYRPRYGNFKHWALHLHTGSEDLVFEVDGEHPLFTKVTSTGKPTDNESFLESLHVGEIGIPDIPTVRRIVDEARVDNETLEWDCQEYVLEILEACEVEAVLEEEDPDYAEVKEILRRRRGPTL; encoded by the coding sequence ATGAGCAGGCCGTTTTTGTCCGTCGCGATCTACCGGCCTCGCTATGGCAACTTCAAGCACTGggccctccatctccacacTGGCTCCGAGGATTTAGTATTCGAGGTCGACGGCGAGCATCCCTTGTTTACAAAAGTTACTTCGACTGGCAAACCGACCGACAATGAGTCCTTTCTCGAATCGCTGCATGTAGGCGAAATTGGGATCCCTGACATCCCCACTGTCAGAAGGATTGTCGACGAGGCGAGAGTAGACAATGAGACGCTCGAATGGGATTGCCAAGAATATGTGCTGGAAATACTTGAGGCTTGTGAGGTTGAGGCAgtgctcgaggaagaggaccCTGATTATGCAGAAGTCAAGGAGATTTTACGGCGAAGACGGGGGCCGACGCTGTGA
- a CDS encoding uncharacterized protein (COG:S;~EggNog:ENOG410PG1M;~InterPro:IPR037104,IPR018502;~PFAM:PF00191;~go_function: GO:0005509 - calcium ion binding [Evidence IEA];~go_function: GO:0005544 - calcium-dependent phospholipid binding [Evidence IEA]), translating into MSDWINHENTNHRINGLNEDGTQMPHTEHDASRNCPFCLVPAASPMHVASHLHRVASFALPRSGGDEDMPDGSKQSDQAEVRTRESQLSEVTLSNGTGSESGNDLSRSDAEHVSSFSFKDLRKIGTGNDTELSNVHSFLGALDAGSSFDSAIFHTIPDDGSQSKGQSGEATASDVPKEASDGNAEPPIDDNRTGKDKGPGEIPAPYDATDDALALRDALGQADVNTKTLIQVLPHRTHAEILELRKRYKDYVKVHGKGVNIAKHINIKLNNSTLAKACYATAVGRWESESYWASHYCTNSSYHRLLIESLFGRSNSEIRYIKESFKGRRYDSYASLEKCMKGELKAGKFRTAVLLALKEGRQSENDPIDPELVTSDVQGLRSALRKGDGDAMAMIHIIVRRSDSHLREVLRAYKRLYEQNFPLEIVRKFQNVVGELLAHILNGAINRPMRDALLLHEALWDSPSDNEWSILLISRLVRLHWEPQHLVKVKAQYYRRYDHPLEDAIAGEILPSSVGSEWGEFCIQLLRSSEMHAVKA; encoded by the exons ATGAGTGACTGGATAAACCACGAAAATACCAACCATCGCATAAACGGTCTCAACGAGGATGGAACCCAGATGCCACACACCGAGCATGATGCCTCTCGGAATTGTCCCTTCTGCCTTGTGCCTGCTGCTAGCCCAATGCACGTTGCATCCCATCTTCACAGGGTCGCCTCATTCGCACTCCCACGATCTGGCGGTGATGAAGACATGCCAGACGGCAGTAAGCAATCTGATCAAGCTGAAGTGAGGACCCGAGAATCCCAGCTATCTGAAGTTACGTTGAGCAATGGGACTGGGAGTGAATCTGGAAATGATCTATCGAGAAGCGACGCCGAACACGtctcctcattctccttTAAAGATCTCAGGAAAATCGGCACAGGCAATGACACTGAGCTGTCGAATGTACACAGCTTTCTGGGCGCCTTAGATGCTGGCTCCTCATTTGACTCTGCCATTTTTCATACAATTCCCGACGACGGCAGTCAATCAAAGGGACAGAGTGGCGAGGCTACGGCCAGCGATGTTCCCAAAGAAGCGTCAGATGGAAATGCAGAGCCTCCTATCGACGACAACAGGACAGGGAAAGATAAAGGTCCGGGGGAAATCCCAGCACCATACGACGCAACCGACGATGCCCTGGCCCTGCGTGATGCTTTGGGTCAGGCAGATGTCAACACTAAAACCTTGATCCAAGTCCTCCCCCATCGGACACACGCTGAGATATTGGAACTCCGAAAAAGGTATAAGGATTATGTTAAAGTGCATGGTAAGGGGGTTAACATAGCTAAacatattaatattaagctgaACAATAGCACCCTTGCGAAGGCCTGCTATGCTACTGCCGTTGGCCGCTGGGAATCTGAGTCCTACTGGGCAAGCCATTACTGCACCAATTCGTCATACCACCGTCTCCTCATAGAGTCCCTCTTCGGCCGCAGTAACAGTGAGATACGTTATATCAAGGAGTCATTCAAAGGCCGACGGTATGATAGTTATGCTAGTCTGGAGAAGTGCATGAAGGGTGAGTTAAAGGCTGGGAAATTCCGTACAGCGGTCCTTCTCGCTTTAAAGGAGGGTAGACAGAGTGAGAATGACCCTATTGACCCGGAGCTTGTCACCAGCGATGTACAGGGTCTCCGTTCAGCTCTACGCAagggcgatggagatgcgatggccatgattcATATTATTGTGCGCCGAAGCGACTCGCATCTGCGAGAGGTTCTGCGTGCCTACAAAAGGCTGTATGAGCAGAACTTTCCGCTTGAAATAGTTCGTAAATTCCAGAATGTGGTT GGTGAACTCCTTGCACATATCCTCAATGGTGCAATCAACCGGCCTATGCGTGACGCCTTGCTTCTTCACGAGGCACTTTGGGACTCCCCATCCGATAACGAGTGGTCAATACTACTGATTTCCCGTTTGGTGCGTCTCCATTGGGAGCCTCAACATCTCGTTAAGGTAAAGGCTCAGTACTATCGTCGGTATGACCACCCGCTGGAGGATGCTATTGCCGGGGAAATCCTGCCGAGTAGTGTTGGGAGTGAGTGGGGAGAGTTCTGTATCCAGTTGCTCAGAAGCTCGGAGATGCACGCAGTGAAGGCTTGA
- a CDS encoding uncharacterized protein (COG:S;~EggNog:ENOG410PRI5;~TransMembrane:1 (o6-24i)): MSGVEVVGILLGAIPLVVSAIKSYKTTKQRRKWFTKKDLYIDRLIQSLNEQIYFIKADVQIALRSTDLGQGKITAFLTDPDLDLLRNQEVADAIRDHLGEGFQLYLDALTRCQDTICNIVKNLNGLVSGAKSIESADLAAIVRETPKKNGDFEFPKKIKFSLQKEDIEAEIAGLEASAKILGRINKQSTQRDTIAVQSSSRKITKLASTVALVRNSAHRLYTALSRGYNHTCHDQHEVQLFMQVRSDLLDGRKSKTLKKAPVAFEVAFCFTEGMAWDQGTGSYKTKIQVTESYDDIDEADICADSCMHKSPPVVTFNLPDPADTTTSSVNIHNLCSLVQSTHANGESVEICLSGSGNLCSTKSLARNSAVPQTRETICPVTLASLLTADPNPSPLPLNHRIALSCNIASTVLQLHSTPWMTLPLASSSIFFVPDGCTKDHKTATQRNKYIPFIKAKFQSQPRARTVSHYDPRESMLELGILLLELWYSYSIEAFAAEHGFGLAQSFESRYAVARKWALHSEEEGDLMPFYLEAATRCIEFTFTTLSARPVWEDLTFQKSVCQDLLRPLLDHCPAKYR, from the exons ATGTCTGGCGTTGAGGTTGTCGGAATCCTCCTCGGTGCAATACCTCTAGTGGTCTCTGCCATCAAGTCCTACAAAACGACCAAACAGCGACGCAAGTGGTTTACGAAAAAGGACCTCTATATTGACAGGCTGATCCAGTCACTGAACGAGCAGATCTATTTCATCAAGGCGGATGTTCAGATTGCACTGCGGTCGACAGATCTCGGACAGGGCAAGATCACGGCCTTTCTTACTGACCCGGACCTGGACCTTTTACGGAACCAAGAGGTGGCAGACGCGATTAGGGATCATCTGGGAGAAGGGTTTCAGCTCTACCTGGATGCCCTTACACGCTGCCAGGATACGATATGCAATATTGTCAAGAATCTGAACGGCCTCGTGTCAGGCGCGAAAAGT ATTGAGTCTGCCGACCTGGCTGCTATTGTTAGGGAGACCCCGAAGAAAAACGGAGACTTTGAATTCCCCAAGAAGATCAAGTTCAGCCTGCAAAAGGAGGACATTGAGGCGGAGATAGCAGGCCTCGAGGCGTCCGCGAAGATACTGGGCCGTATCAACAAACAGAGCACCCAAAGGGACACAATCGCCGTACAATCCAGCTCACGGAAGATTACCAAGCTGGCCTCGACTGTTGCTTTGGTACGCAACTCAGCGCATCGTTTGTATACTGCCTTATCTCGGGGATACAATCATACCTGCCATGACCAGCACGAGGTCCAACTGTTCATGCAAGTGAGATCCGACTTATTAGATGGGAGGAAGTCCAAAACCCTCAAAAAGGCACCAGTGGCCTTTGAAGTGGCATTCTGTTTCACCGAGGGCATGGCTTGGGACCAGGGCACGGGGAGTTATAAAACCAAAATTCAGGTCACTGAAAGTTACGATGATATTGACGAGGCTGACATCTG TGCCGACTCTTGCATGCACAAGTCTCCACCGGTCGTGACGTTCAATCTCCCAGACCCAGCAGATACGACTACTTCTAGCGTCAACATCCATAACCTGTGTTCCCTAGTGCAGTCAACGCACGCGAATGGAGAAAGCGTCGAGATATGTCTTTCAGGGAGTGGAAATCTCTGCTCTACTAAGAGCCTAGCAAGGAACAGCGCAGTTCCCCAAACCAGGGAAACAATCTGTCCTGTAACTCTTGCAAGTCTTCTCACCGCGGATCCAAACCCATCACCACTCCCTCTGAACCACCGCATAGCCCTATCCTGCAATATCGCCTCAACCGTGTTACAGCTTCATTCAACCCCATGGATGACCCTTCCCCTCGCAAGCTCATCCATTTTCTTCGTTCCCGATGGCTGCACCAAAGACCATAAAACAGCAACTCAAAGAAACAAATATATCCCCTTCATCAAAGCCAAATTCCAAAGCCAGCCCCGAGCCCGTACGGTATCCCACTACGACCCACGGGAGTCGATGCTCGAActcggcatcctcctcctcgaactCTGGTACTCGTACTCCATTGAAGCCTTCGCAGCAGAACATGGATTTGGGTTAGCGCAAAGCTTCGAGTCTCGATACGCCGTCGCCCGAAAGTGGGCCTTGcacagcgaagaggaaggtgatCTGATGCCATTCTATCTAGAGGCAGCAACTCGGTGCATTGAATTCACGTTTACGACTTTGTCTGCGCGTCCTGTTTGGGAGGACTTGACTTTTCAGAAGTCTGTTTGTCAGGATTTACTCAGGCCGTTGCTGGATCATTGTCCGGCTAAGTATAGATGA
- a CDS encoding uncharacterized protein (COG:S;~EggNog:ENOG410PTG9;~SECRETED:SignalP(1-19);~TransMembrane:1 (n8-18c23/24o246-268i)), with amino-acid sequence MSISAVKAGLCLVLPLVSGLSFTAPEPTLSAVVSSNPPPPGPQTTPPPVPKRRRDEATTDTYRVTDEPNMCGWEDAVYDNGITCGVGQTCGFQRPNEKYPGMLACCDEGMKNCDFYSTCINFSEVSATPSLTDTRQPFALYCTESASPACMTWYYDAISVTDFGCSEDAGGVDMYTWATDPTTTSGTVDEYSLYLTPIGTEAVDSYKATFSSMYDHKKATNGPSATPTPSSDANADSGSESSNTGAIAGGVVGGVAGIALIGAAGFFIGKKMSKKKAAGAGGTAGDDSKGSYSTVPDAHSPNPGTEPSSGTETHFPSEMGTGEPSQELAEIPGSTPADRVYEMQGTAVKDTTVNDTAGKNFVSELPADSEFPAKK; translated from the exons ATGTCTATATCCGCCGTCAAGGCCGGGTTGTGTCTCGTCCTGCCTCTTGTATCAGGGCTTTCTTTCACAGCGCCAGAGCCAACGCTCAGCGCCGTCGTCTCGAGtaatccaccaccaccaggccCCCAAACGACACCACCGCCAGTCCCGAAGCGTCGTCGAGATGAGGCTACGACCGATACATACAGGGTGACGGATGAGCCTAACATGTGCGGATGGGAAGACGCCGTGTACGACA ATGGCATTACGTGCGGCGTCGGACAGACCTGCGGCTTCCAGCGGCCAAACGAGAAGTACCCCGGCATGCTAGCCTGTTGTGACGAAGGCATGAAGAACTGCGACTTCTACAGCACATGCATCAACTTCAGCGAAGTATCCGCAACGCCCTCTCTCACCGACACGCGGCAGCCCTTCGCCCTGTACTGCACCGAGTCCGCCTCCCCTGCCTGCATGACCTGGTACTACGACGCAATCAGCGTCACCGACTTCGGGTGCTCGGAGGACGCCGGCGGCGTCGACATGTACACATGGGCGACAGACCCGACAACCACTTCCGGCACGGTCGACGAATACTCGTTATACCTGACGCCAATCGGCACGGAGGCAGTCGACTCCTACAAGGCGACCTTTAGTTCCATGTACGACCACAAGAAAGCCACCAACGGGCCCAGCGCTACTCCCACGCCGTCGTCCGACGCAAACGCCGACTCGGGCTCCGAGAGCAGTAACACTGGCGCCATTGCCGGCGGcgttgtcggcggtgttGCCGGCATTGCCCTTATCGGTGCTGCAGGCTTTTTTATAGGAAAGAAGatgagcaagaagaaggccgccgGGGCAGGAGGTACTGCTGGCGACGATAGCAAAGGATCCTACAGCACCGTCCCGGATGCACATTCCCCCAACCCAGGTACTGAGCCCAGCTCAGGTACCGAGACGCACTTCCCGTCTGAGATGGGGACCGGCGAGCCGTCGCAGGAACTGGCTGAGATTCCCGGGAGTACGCCTGCTGATAGAGTGTATGAGATGCAGGGCACGGCGGTAAAGGACACGACGGTGAACGATACAGCCGGGAAGAACTTCGTATCAGAGCTGCCAGCGGATTCTGAATTCCCTGCTAAAAAGTGA
- a CDS encoding putative glycosyl hydrolase (CAZy:GH76;~COG:G;~EggNog:ENOG410PN11;~InterPro:IPR005198,IPR008928;~PFAM:PF03663;~SECRETED:SignalP(1-19);~go_process: GO:0005975 - carbohydrate metabolic process [Evidence IEA]) gives MLFPILSLTTIALSTGTAAAPAPDKALSRAVSAANTLQSWYNSATGIWDTCGWWNGANCMTTLANLAALDLDDGARDIAEGVFQNTFAVAANQNPYPERGAAVKYTSKNGKAYDQQQGDEGNAPTGAANASLWLDGSYDDDGWWGLAWVAAYDVTGQKDYLDLAEGLFHQLSNSWPSKCGNGGIDSDSTHVYVGAIANELFLALAAALANRADDSAHYLDWAKRQWTWFSDSGLINDQHTINDGLMDDCTNNGDTVWTYNQGVILGGLVELHRATGNDSSNSTYLDEAEKIAKGAIAELTDDDHVVHEPCEPDDCGADQTQFKGSFIRNLRALHAVAPDDVYAKVIKASAESLWKNDRTDDDRLGVDWSGPVDGDKVDASTHSAAMDALVAAIRV, from the exons ATGCTCTTTCCAATCCTCTCATTAACCACTATCGCCTTGTCAacaggcacagcagcagccccagccccagacaAAGCCCTATCCCgcgccgtctccgccgcaaacACCCTGCAGTCCTGGTACAACAGCGCGACCGGAATCTGGGATACATGCGGGTGGTGGAACGGCGCAAACTGCATGACGACACTGGCGAACCTCGCCGCGCTGGACCTCGACGACGGCGCCAGGGACATCGCCGAGGGCGTCTTCCAGAATACATTCGCCGTCGCGGCGAACCAGAACCCGTACCCTGAGCGAGGGGCCGCGGTCAAGTATACCTCGAAGAACGGGAAGGCGTATGATCAGCAGCAGGGGGATGAAGGGAATGCTCCCACCGGGGCAGCGAATGCGTCGCTGTGGTTGGATGGATCGTATGACGACGATGGCTGGTGGGGGCTTGCGTGGGTCGCGGCGTATGATGTTACAGGTCAAAAGGACTATCTGGACCTGGCGGAGGGGCTGTTCCACCAGCTG AGCAACTCGTGGCCCTCCAAGTGCGGCAACGGCGGGATCGACTCGGATTCCACACACGTCTACGTCGGCGCAATTGCAAACGAGCTCTTCCTGGCcctggctgctgcgctgGCGAACCGCGCGGACGACAGCGCCCACTACCTCGACTGGGCGAAGCGCCAATGGACCTGGTTCTCGGACAGCGGGCTCATCAACGACCAGCACACCATCAACGACGGCCTGATGGACGACTGCACCAACAACGGCGATACAGTGTGGACGTACAACCAGGGCGTTATCCTCGGCGGGCTGGTAGAGCTGCACCGCGCCACAGGGAACGACTCGTCCAACTCGACGTATCTagacgaggccgagaagatcgCCAAGGGGGCCATCGCGGAATTAACCGACGACGACCACGTCGTGCATGAACCATGTGAGCCGGATGACTGCGGTGCCGACCAGACGCAGTTCAAGGGCAGCTTTATCCGGAATCTGAGGGCGCTGCATGCTGTCGCGCCGGACGATGTCTATGCCAAGGTGATTAAGGCTTCTGCTGAGAGTCTTTGGAAGAATGATCGCACTGATGACGATAGGCTTGGGGTTGACTGGTCTGGCCCTGTTGATGGGGATAAGGTCGATGCTTCGACGCATAGCGCTGCGATGGATGCACTGGTTGCGGCCATCCGGGTGTAG